The following are encoded in a window of Maridesulfovibrio ferrireducens genomic DNA:
- a CDS encoding glycerate kinase type-2 family protein — translation MMTKEQDHLAQIFSEALDRVDPYKIITNRLNLSNEILTVAMDEGDISVNLNDFERIIVIGAGKATAKMALAIEEILGDRIESGIISVKYGHTEKLQYIKTIEAAHPVPDENGVKAAHMIETLACSATDKTLVINLISGGGSALLTSPMSAEIDGEKIAITLEDKQAVTKSLLACGADISEINCIRKHLSNLKGGRLLRCLRPARSLNFILSDVVGDNLDTIASGMTSFDNSTYCDAISIIDHYEIRNKIPPHTLKALELGNLGRLVETLKKEEFNKVQADNILIGTNRIALLGARDKAIELGYNVQILTSRLEGEAANAADMFWAIAQDERQWELLEKKPACIIAGGETVVTIKGNGKGGRNQEMALTFLMRLGQDKLEGKGIHFLAASTDGNDGPTDAAGGFADAAVLEKSRKMGLSIADYLKNNDSYHFLEKVGALHKTGPTNTNVCDVQVLIVK, via the coding sequence ATGATGACTAAAGAGCAGGACCATCTCGCACAGATCTTCTCCGAAGCACTTGATCGCGTTGATCCCTACAAAATCATTACCAACCGGTTAAACCTTTCAAATGAGATTCTGACGGTTGCCATGGATGAAGGGGATATCTCGGTCAACCTGAACGATTTTGAGCGCATTATTGTTATAGGTGCAGGTAAGGCCACAGCAAAAATGGCCCTTGCGATCGAAGAAATTTTAGGAGATCGCATTGAATCCGGCATTATTTCAGTTAAATACGGACACACCGAAAAACTCCAATATATCAAAACAATTGAAGCAGCACATCCTGTTCCTGATGAGAACGGAGTCAAAGCTGCTCACATGATCGAGACTCTGGCCTGCTCCGCAACAGATAAGACACTGGTCATAAACCTTATTTCGGGTGGAGGTTCAGCCCTGCTGACCAGCCCTATGAGCGCAGAAATAGACGGTGAAAAAATAGCCATTACTCTTGAAGACAAGCAGGCTGTGACCAAATCCCTGCTGGCCTGCGGCGCGGACATCAGCGAGATCAACTGTATCCGCAAACATCTTTCTAACCTTAAAGGCGGCCGCTTGCTGCGCTGTCTACGCCCCGCACGATCTCTGAATTTCATTCTTTCCGATGTCGTCGGCGACAATCTCGACACTATTGCCTCGGGTATGACCAGCTTTGACAACTCCACATATTGTGATGCCATATCTATTATTGATCATTATGAAATCAGAAATAAAATACCGCCCCACACACTCAAAGCTCTTGAACTGGGCAATCTTGGAAGACTTGTTGAGACTTTAAAAAAAGAAGAATTCAATAAGGTACAAGCCGATAACATCCTCATCGGAACCAACCGCATTGCTTTATTGGGAGCGCGGGATAAGGCCATAGAGCTAGGCTACAATGTCCAGATTCTAACCTCACGCCTCGAAGGTGAAGCCGCCAATGCTGCCGACATGTTCTGGGCTATTGCGCAAGATGAAAGACAATGGGAACTGCTTGAGAAAAAACCGGCCTGTATTATCGCAGGCGGCGAAACAGTTGTGACCATCAAAGGAAACGGCAAAGGCGGCAGAAATCAAGAAATGGCTCTGACGTTCCTAATGAGACTCGGGCAGGATAAACTTGAAGGAAAGGGTATACACTTCCTTGCGGCCTCAACCGACGGCAACGATGGACCGACCGATGCGGCTGGAGGATTTGCTGATGCTGCCGTTCTGGAAAAATCCCGTAAAATGGGACTTTCCATCGCCGACTATCTGAAAAACAACGACTCTTACCATTTCCTTGAAAAAGTAGGAGCGCTCCACAAAACTGGACCGACAAATACAAACGTCTGCGATGTGCAGGTGCTTATCGTTAAGTAG